Genomic segment of Hydra vulgaris chromosome 08, alternate assembly HydraT2T_AEP:
TAATGCGTATTCTGGAAAGTTTTAAATGCGCATGTAATACCAGGAAAATATCGTATTGAATATTCTCTGGTTATCGTGTTTTATACGTGTTTACAAGAGTTTCAAATGCGAGTTTGATACTCAGAAGGCGTCGTATTGTATACCTGTCTTTATACGCATCTAATGCGTATTTCTAATGCGTATTCGACACGATAAAATGGCTAACATACATACCACATCGATACGTATTTAAACGAGTTTCTAATGCGCATTTACAACTAAATTTGCCGACTGGGAAGATTCTTACATAGATTTAGAATTTTCATAAGTTTACACGAATTTATTCACTATTATAGTATGaaaaaaccgttttttaacaaaagttaatttttatgctTATTACAAAGAAATTGTTATCTTTGGCCCAATTACCCCAAATGGGGTCAACAAGCCCTTAGATTCTTACATATTACAggattttcataaatttatatttgtttactcTTAtagattgaaaaggtttttgccttttaactaaatttaatatttgtactTTTTACAGAGATTCTGTTGCTCTTGGCCCAATCACCCCGAATGGGGGAAACGAGCCCTGCGATTCCAATATAGTTTCTggattttcataaatttgtatGAATTAATTCACTCTGacaattaataacataataaaaagctctttttttccttgactaaagttaattttttttacttttactgtgATTTTATAGCTCTTGACCCAAATGCTCCAAACGGTAAAAACAACGCCTGGGCCAACTGTATcacacaaaaaattgtatagttgaatgcattcattattttgtttaaaaaaacaaatagaatgaatatactttattatttgtgCTTAACTTTAAGTGTTCTCGTCAATGtccattaaaaagtaaataaaatctttaatttcgGTGCCAAAAATCCTTAAGAAAAACTCCACAAACTCCAACCCAAAATAGGCATTATTGGGCAGCACATAAGTCGTCATAACTCGGGAACCAattatccaaatttaaaaaataaatagattttgaaATCGTCTATATTTTTCACATGTTTtggtaataataatgattaaagaTAGTAGATAAATCAAAATCATGTGAAGTGCCTAGTTTAAGCGCATTGCTAAAAATTTCTGTGTTAACAaagaaaaatcttaatttttctttgttaacaCAGCGGCAATTTATCTCAGTGAATTAACTCACTAACTAATAGACCTACTAGTTAGTCTCACTAACTATTTAGTCTCAAAACCTGGTTGACGAGGGTTCAAATTGAAATccagttttgttattttatattttatttattttaaattagcttaatactattttaattgtcagataattttttttgtaatgcaaGCGCCCATTACATCCTATAGGTACGCCACTACATCAGTCATTCTCTCTTGTCAAATTAGTAGTTCAAAACGAAGGAATCACCAAGGAAGAGGTTTAACAAAAGTGCAGAAATGTTcttaaatcaacataatcattaTTTAAGAACATTATATTTGTAAAAGCAAAATCAGcattgattaaattattttcttatcaGCTTGGCTTTTGTTTTTAAGGTTTTGCTTAAGTTTTCGAAATTTcttgttttgtaataaaaagttttatttagccgctttttaaacaaaaattcaaaggtttcttcatttttttctcctttcatttttatttaaatttgcccCAATAGCGTCTTAGTAACTAAATGaatatttatgtaaacaaaattttatttttaataaaatttgttgcttCATCGTAAATAGAACaaaatattctatataaaaaatgacaaaaagttcACCACTTGTTAAAAATATGGTCAGGAAAGTCTTacaactttttatccaaatgtttccattttgtcataaaaaaaaaaaaattatctagtttgtccatttttattcaaatagcAACATATTCAAGTGAAAGTTGAGAGGATAAGTATTGtcttcataaaataattctctatacttaatttaaatacatgCGCTCTTCACAAATACGTTTTTTCAAAGCTGTCCCCTTCCATAAGACAGTTTTACAGTTACTGTTATTCTTATTGGTCTTTAAGATCCCAAATGATTAtgattcttataaaaaaattgatttaaaaactacCATTAGGCAAGACTAGGCGGTTGCATAGTCTCGCCTAATGGTAGAAACGGCCCTGCTAACGCTTCAAATAGATACTAAAATATCCTTAGTTTGCTATTTTTGTAACAACAaccatttttctattatttgttttataactgATAGAGGAAGaaggaaaaaatatgaaaacaaggacgttttttatttatatggaaAGAGGAtatatttccaaatattttaatcaGTTATATAAATGTGTGAAATGTAATAGAAATCATAATGTTGGCATATTTAACACCTTTagtaaacaacaacaacaacaaaaaatttgactaaaaaacAAATGACTAAGATCCAAAGTAAATTAGAGTTAATTCCTGGTAATTTTTTATACCctgttgatataaatataatttaaatatagattataAACTTTTCTTCTCTCAAAGGATTTTCGACTATCTACCAGACTAACTAGAACTCTGAAACTTTCAGCTTTTGTGTAGCCCCGATATAGGTGCATGTTGAAGTTATTTTTAGGACCGTTAGTTCTATGGACAAAGGGGATGAGACGTTGGgggttgtttttcaaaaatttttaacaaaattttttagcaataaacgtaaaagttttaattgtttcCAGCGAGTCATGGCAGTCAAAGGGGGCCATGGCACCTGACCTACTTTTTCGTGGCGTAATTTTTTACTcctttttaattctttgtttGTTAACTTCAcgtgtaataaattttattaaaaatcataaaaatacaaattatattttaaataataaaaaatgagttttcattctattcagttaaaataaaaaactcaattttttcttcatttttcaaataaaaaataaaactttcagacaaaaataataaaaacttttacatcaAAAGATCCCAAAATTTTGCAAAGTTTTGGTTTTAAACTACCTTATCTCATTTTTGTGTtgtaattttgaataataaataccCCGATATGATATAATTATGGCTAGAGATTGCAATACCGGGTAACCGGTTTAccgataaaaaataaaaaactcaattttttcttcatttttcaaataaaaaataaaactttcagacaaaaataataaaaacttttacatcaAAAGATCCCAaaattttgcaaagttttagttttaaactacCTTATCTCATTTTTGTGCtgtaattttgaataataaatactCCGATATGATATAATTATGGCTACAGATTGCAATACCGGGTAACCGATTTAccgataaaaaataaaaaactcaattttttctttatttttcaaataaaaaataaaactttcagacaaaaataataaaaaattttacatcaaaAGATCCCAAAATTTTGCAAAGTTTTGGTTTTAAACTACCTTATCTCATTTTTGTGCtgtaattttgaataataaataccCCGATATGATATAATTATGGCTAGATGTGGTAGAAAGTTTATGATTCTAcactaatgaaaataataattaataatataataattgctATGGGCCTAGCGTCAACCGTTGATTCCATTATTAAAAACGCAAATACAGATGTGGTAAAAAGTTTGATTCAATACATTAGATGTGGTAGAAAGTTTATGATTCTAcactaatgaaaaaataaaataattttcagtactatatcatttatttttggtaaaaggCTAAGTATTATAACAATTATTGAGATTGTTCGACTTCCACGTCTGTATTTGCGTTTTTAATAATGGAATCAACGGTTGACGCTACGCCCATAGCAAAGTTTGcgttaattcaaaaaagtttgaatcgtatatagagtttttgaatattggtaTAATCTTTAGCACTTAACAATGTTCTGTTTGTACAACAAGTAACAAGTGACAAACCATCTTTGGATGTTAATAGCGGGCTCAATTTTAAATGGGTTAtcgttgaaaataaattgtgGTATTTAGAAGTGTTTAAGGCCCTAAAAAGTTTTCTGCCTAGGGCCTTCGAGGATATGAATCCGTCCCTTCTAACagactaaataattattttcaacgtttgattttttcaagacatttatatacagatacattcaatataattataagcaaacttttctaaaattattctaaataatcaaataaaaaatctgaaagaaaaaaatgcggattttttttgttagtcaAATTACCCCCTTAAGACAAGTACCTGGATCCGCCACTGATAGCACTGAAAcaaagatatattatataaaacttgatatatcACTGAAACTATGATATACCATTTATCGATAAAACTTCATAGTGTTCTAAGAGTTTCCTTTACAATaacatgtttatatttaaagaaacaattgttttatttttactttaaaagcaATGCTGagtttttttgataagaaacattatttgttaaattacgTTATACTTTGTTAAACTTGTTTAACTAcgttatataatgttatattttgtatattatacatTGCATTATATTAAGTAACAGAATTGTAACGTAATGAAGTGTAAATATATTAGAGATGTATTTAGAGATTGGAAAGTTTTTTTACCAATAGACACCAGAGAGGGggataaaaaatcttaaactaaCTTACTATTCAATAATAGAATTTAGACTTCATCAAAGAATGTATTGGTTTTGATGGTTAGAATTTAAATTGaacataaatctttttctaCTGATGTAATATCTTTGTATTTGTGCTGAGAGGCTCGTTCATATTACTACaagtagtttgttttttaatttgatactgatatttttatataactttgatGTTGCATTCAAGTACAACAATACAATAATGTAATCATATATCTGTATTCTTCCCATTAAGTTTCTACGTTTAAGAAGAGATTTTATGAGTGTGAATTTATCGCATTGcttaaaaaactatactttttcaaaagaaaaatgtttttttttgctatgttaTTCACATCCCTAATGTTGAGACAGCCACTAAAGTCCAGGAgcctaatttttaattttttttttaatgtggtaacaaaccttgacgaacaacaACAACACAACAAAAACAAGCTATTTACTTTCCGTAAATcgtttttacaatagttttaataataataacaataataataataacaataataataacaataatagtattaataatattaaattaagtaatataaaaaagtataatctatatatattttacaactataattgaaataaaacatttgtagcAAATAATGATTATCATTAAtgataatgcaaaataaaaacataaaaataatatcaacgACAAATATAGCAAGTAAAAAGCAGAAAAGAAAATGGAAAGATGTTTAACAACTTggaaaaaagagtaaaaaaaggAGAAGTCCTGGTAGAGTTTTGTTATGTACCAGAGTTTTTTAAGCATAGTATTTTAGAAGGAAATAGAAATATCAAATatgcattaaattaaaaaaaaaaaaaaagttatagagaATTAAGCGGGGCGATTGCATAGAAAATagttaattgtttatttattacatgCTACATGGTTTAAAAACAATACCACAAACTTTAGAGCCATATAAACTTTTCAGGATTATGGAAATGAGGGTATTGATTGCGACTAAatgaacatatatatttttatgttttaattttagagttgtatatttttagttttattttatgagttttatattgtttttttatttgttatttttatttatgagttttatactttgattttatttaaaatttagttgtaGAGAATAACTAGAGGGTGATTGCATAACTGATAGTTCtttcaatatctttattgaggataaacttttttacatgAGTTATGAATGCATTTTCAATTGTCATTttagagaatatttttttagtttcaacaaGAAGAGAGTTCCAACAGTGTATTGATTGATACTTGATTGACTTTTTGCCAGACTTATGTATTTGTTTTAAAGGCATACATAGTCATTctagacaatttttttataattcaaataagcatatattatttatatctttgtATAGAGTTtgagttgaattaaaaaatgatggATCATTCGGCCTTTGAAGTTAAGCGGATCtaaagttattgatttttttgtagtgcaaaaactgatgattttttgacgAAAAGTATTGGGCTTAAGTAGTGAAAATTTGAAGTGTTATGGCACCGAAAAAGGAAGTGTGTTTggattttattgatttttaaataacttttgaacagttattacatttgacttgaaattttccaAAGTGATTCActaactataagaaaataaaataccaaatatttttatttaattctgtTGGGATTGTCCAGAATCGTCTATTTTACAAACTGAGAGTTTTCacttatttatttagatttttaaataaaaattggggTTATATTATAAGTACACCATACAAATATGCAAAAAGAAATGGAATCCAATAagtaaatcattttgaaattattgtatAATCTACAGACCGGTCAGTAAATTACTGCATAAGGGTTGCACAAATCAACTGGGCATATTGACTTTgaatatatatgataattttGAACCGTTATTAAATTTGAGTCAAAGTTTTTCATAACcatcctatttttttttttaatctgactATTCTATTTTACAAACAGAGGGTTTTCACTTAGGGTAACCTGGGGCAAAGCGAGACACCGTGGCAAAGTGAGGCAATTGAGTTTTCTATCTTTgtacagaatttttttaaaatgatttagtaattttgtttaattataacaaaaatttcatgttgttttttatgttttaaagtattttccatcagtttttttatataacccTTTACTTGGcgaattattaattttttgtcagaaaaattatattttttgtttgtgagcTGAATTCgatgtaaaaatttagttatttaaaaaaaaaaaaaagtgatactTTTGGCCTTAATTTTAAATGACTCCATATGGAGTCATTGCCAGGTAATGGTATAAAATACATAatgatattttgataaattcaaGCTTATAACACTTACTAAAAGATTCTATTCAAGATAATAAAAACCCAtcataagtaaatatttttttattttttgaaatgaaagtcTCGAAAACAATTTCGATTAGCCACTAAACATGAATAAATTTTACACTTTTCACACTGAATCTGAACATAAGCTTTACAGACACGACAACGTTGCTTAATTTCTGAAGGTATTGGCCAATGGCCTACTTGATCATATTTAGAATCATCATATGGTGTCGCAGTGGCAGGTTTTCTTCCACTTATTGGTTCCATACTGTTTCGCTTTGCTGGACGACCAGTAACCGCATTAAAATCAACATGGTTATGTTTAATAAGAGATTCTGTTAGGTAAAGTGAAAAACATTTCAATGGTATTTGTGACCGTTTTGGGACGCAGTGCTGGTCTTGATGACGACGGTACAAATTACATCCCTTAACCTTAGCAACATCTACTAAGTGCCAGAAAATTTTAATGTACCACCTGCGTGTACCTACTTTTATTCTGTATAGTGATATCAACATATCTACCAAATCTACACCACCCATACTCTCATTGTATGACTTTACAATTTGAGGACAAGGAACATTTGTTTGATCCCTTTTTGTTTTGCTCCCTCTTTTAATTGTACTCAATGGCTCAACACCAATAAAATTTGATGTCAGTTGTACGGTGCTGTTGTCTACCCATTTGACTATAATAATACCTGAGTTATTGTCAAAACGATAATCTAATGCACCACGGCcttctttttcaataactttatttgacataagtggACATCCAGCTGTGCGATTATCCCTTATAGTACCTGCAGCAAGAatctcatgttttttttaaatatagcatCAGATCTAATGTGGTAAACcagttatcaaaaaatattttgtggtgTTTGTGTTTTGGTAAGTGTTCGCATAATTTTGCTACTATCTGTGCGCTCTTCTGTAGGTAACTATACCTTTCATCTGTAGCTTCATTCTTTCCAGAGTAATTGTAAAAGTTGTACATAAGCCTAAAGGCCCCAGCACGGACTAAATTTTTGAACGCCCATTTTTGGGGTTTTTTGGGATTATACTGTCTGATTTTTGTATATCGTGTTTTTGATGGTATATCCTGTTCATCAATTAAATGTGATTCTTCTGGTTCTATTTTCAAACATTGTATGCGTAAAGAATTTATTACTAATTGAATCTTGAATAActtatcatttatatttgtaaaggCATTATTATCCACAAAATGCATGTAACGCTTAAGTGTTGAAATCTTTTTAGTGTCATAACACCAACAATAGGAACAAAATGTAGCTTTTGACCAATAAAGGGTATATGCTTGAAGAACAGCAATACCCACCATTATAAGCAtcccaataaattttttaatactttttccaGAACATTAGACACTGTATAAATTAGTATTTTCAACTATTAAATCTATTAGtgaatcttgaaaaaaaaaactgaaataatacAATGGCGTTGTATCAATATCAGGTGGATCTGAAAAATCTTCATTGAATAGATAATTATTTTGTGGAGTGTCTTTTTTTCTCCACTGGTACACAGGTTTTCTTGAGAGTCCTGGTACTTGATCCTCAGGTAAtacttgattatttaaaataccaGACGATGATCTATCTGAATTTTCAACTTCGTCATCAGAACTACAGTCATTGACTGGACTTATATAGGGATCATCTATTAATTCATCATCATTATCGTCATTACTAAGTTCAGACAGATCAGAAATATCACCACTAGTTATAAAATCTATAGCATCTTAAAGATTGAACTTGGtctttttgttcattttaactaaaaaaaaaatataaaaattgacaaatcaCTTCAAAATGTCCTCTTTATATGGCAGTGACTCCAAATGGAGTCATTCATATTCTAgatattgtaaagtaaaaagagttcaagctaaatattgttttattgtttttatatgaacTAACATCACAATATCTATATTTAGACACTAAATTATACTTCAAAGTCgtgtgtaacataaaaaaataaatggttatATCTTGTGagtaaatctaaaatttataata
This window contains:
- the LOC136083350 gene encoding piggyBac transposable element-derived protein 2-like; its protein translation is MVGIAVLQAYTLYWSKATFCSYCWCYDTKKISTLKRYMHFVDNNAFTNINDKLFKIQLVINSLRIQCLKIEPEESHLIDEQDIPSKTRYTKIRQYNPKKPQKWAFKNLVRAGAFRLMYNFYNYSGKNEATDERDNRTAGCPLMSNKVIEKEGRGALDYRFDNNSGIIIVKWVDNSTVQLTSNFIGVEPLSTIKRGSKTKRDQTNVPCPQIVKSYNESMGGVDLVDMLISLYRIKVGTRRWYIKIFWHLVDVAKVKGCNLYRRHQDQHCVPKRSQIPLKCFSLYLTESLIKHNHVDFNAVTGRPAKRNSMEPISGRKPATATPYDDSKYDQVGHWPIPSEIKQRCRVCKAYVQIQCEKCKIYSCLVANRNCFRDFHFKK